The sequence TATTTCCCGAATAGAAGCTATAAAACAGCTTTTAGAAGAAAATAGAGCTAAAGTTTGTCACATCGATTTCGTAGTGCGATCGCTCTATGGAGATTTAGAATCAACTGCATTTAAAGTCGTTAAAGGTAGAGTCCATTCTTCTCTCACTCACGGCAAAGAACAAATGTACTGGGAGTCTGTTCCCGACGAGCCTGGTTGTTATACCTTGGATTTAAGTTTGGTAGTACCACCCGGTAGCAAATCTAAATCGAAAAAACCTCGACCTAAAGCCAAGAAGCAGTTAGTTCCCCAGAGGACAAAAAAAATACCAATGCTTCCTCAGTATGAAGGTCAGTTTCTAATTGATGCTATTTCTTCATTTTTGGAAGAAAATTCGGGGAAAATCTATTCTGTGAGTGAAATAATCGAACAGATTTATGGAGCGCTTGATGACGAAGAGATTAGAGATATGAAGATTCGCAGCATGGTACTTGGGGAACTTTCCCGAGGTTATCGTATCGGCAGATTTGCCAGAGTTCCAAATAAATTGGGTTATTACACGTGGGATTTGGATACGGTAGATGCTGCTTAAGTATCTTGACCCATAGCTCAATGTGATATGCTTAACTCAACAATGCTCGTCCTATCAATGGTGACGGGCATTTGTTGAATAGGAGATTGTGTATAGTGCATAGCGTGAGGAAAATTAAGCAACTAGAGATGCCCAAAAAGAATTGAGAGCGAGAGTTATGAATTGTAAATAAATAGGATAAATGGGGCTATCTAATATCTATAATCGTATGTCTGCATATCGATATTTACGATATATGATATTCTTTCAATTCCCGCGCCCTATGCCTCATGCCCGATTAACTTGTAGCATTCCCGAGCAATCTGCCAATATTCTTGGGTGTGTATGACTAATACCTGTAATGCTAAGTCAGATGTAGAAATATCTTCGTCTTCATGTACCGGAGCAAGCTTTGCCCTCCGGTGCGATCGCATCTTTTACTATTAGAACTTACGCACTCGTAACGGAAAATAGAGCTTTGCGATGATCCGCACCTTCGGTGAATACTATCTCCCTCCGGGAGACGCTCCGCTAACGCACAGCGAATAATGACGTAGACACCTAGTCCGTGCGTAAATCCTGACTATAAGGATAATTCCTTGCCTAATAATACAATTGAGACAAATAAATTCAGAGGAATGACAAAAAGTTAATACTATATAATACTCGTCTATGCACCGTATTATAGTTATAAATAGTTGTAAATTTGAAATTTATTTAAAAAGAATTTCATTATTCAAATTTATATATAAAAAGTATTATATGAGACAATTAGCAATTATTGCTTAAGATTTATGGTGTTGCTGATTGAAAATATGAATAGCCCCCCAACCCCCAATTTTAGGGGAGAAATGTATTTTAAAGTTCCCCAATTTTGGGGGATTTAGGGGGCTAGTAAATATGAGAAAGATAAACTCATACTTCAATTCAGCAATGCCAGATTTATTGACTTTAAAGAAGAAAGTAGTATCAAAAGTAGAAATGATTTTGAAAAGCAATTATTACCTTTGATATTAATTTTGTATATGGGAATACTTGATTTGTGTTAGAGTCTAGCGGTATCGGATTCGGCTAATTGCTTTCTATTAGCTAGAAATAGGCTGTATAAAAAAGAAAAAAGAGATATTGCATTGCAACATCTCTAAATTCAGTTAACTAATTTGCATTAAGCAACTTTAGCTTCCCCATCAAGGTTGGCTAATCTTTCAGCTAATAATTGCTCTAGATTTTCCAAAGCTTTAGAAAATCCTTTGATTCCTTCGTCTAATTTATCAGAAGCCATTTTGTCTTCTGCGTGCATTTTCTCGAAGGTAGCTTTGTCCATAGAGATTTTTTCAATGTTCATTGCTGAAGCTTTTTTAGCGTCAAGTTTGCGGGGTAACTCACTGCTATTGCTTTGTAATTCAGCTAAGAACTTAGGAGCAATGGTTAATAAGTCACAACCGGCAAGTTCGGTTATTTCGCCTAAATTGCGGAAGCTAGCTCCCATAACTTCTGTTTTGTAGCCAAACTTTTTGTAGTAGTTATAAATCTTAGTAACAGATAGAACACCTGGATCTTCTGGAGCAGGGTAGCTATCTTTTCCGGTGTCTTTCTTGTACCAGTCAAGAATACGTCCAACAAAGGGAGAAATCAAAGTTACATCAGATTCCGCACAAGCAATAGCTTGATGGATGCCGAACAATAATGTTAGGTTGCAGTGGATACCTTCTTTCTCAAGAACTTCGGCAGCCTTAATACCTTCCCAAGTGGAAGCGATTTTGATTAAAACACGTTCGCGGGAAACACCTTTCTCTTCGTATTGTTTAATAATTTCCCGTGCAACGTTAATAGTGGTTTCGGTGTCGTAAGAAAGTCTGGCATCAACTTCTGTAGAAACTCTGCCGGGGATGATTTGAAGAATTTTTAAACCAAAAGCCACGGCTAAACGTTCAAAAGCCAATTTCACAACATCTGCTTCTTTTGCACCAGCACCAGCATCTTTCTGAGCTTGAGCTAAGGTATCATCAACAATTCCTTGATATTCTGGCATTTGAGCTGCTGCGGTAATCAAAGAAGGATTAGTGGTAGCATCTTGGGGCTTGAACTTTTCAATCTGTTGGATATCACCAGTATCGGCTACCACAACAGTCATTGAGCGTAATTGTTCTAATAAATCTTTGGACATAACTTACTCCGTTTAATTTTATCGATGTGTCGAGGATTGACGCTTTTTTGTTTAATACTGCTACTACTAACAAAATTTAGTAATCGGTGAAGCAGCGCAGTCTTGGGGGTTTCCCCCATGAGCGACTGCTGAACCCGGAGGGTAATTGATACATTTTTCTAATGCATAATTCCTAACTACCGATTAAAGATTCCTTTTTATGCAGCAAATCCTATTCTATTTATCAATTCACGATATTGGCTGTCGGATTGTATGCACTTTGATTAAATTGTTATTAAGAATTCATACCGTTTTGGGGGATTGGGCATGGGAAGATGAGGAGATAGGGAGATGGAAGAGAGGGGGAAGAGGGGGAAGAGGGGGGAGTAAAAATTCTTAACCTTTAACCTCTAACCTTTGACCTGTAATTACTTTAATATCAACTTATTGGAGACGTTACCAGATTCATCTAAATCGTATACTATCGGTTGTCCGGTTGCTAATTCTAGATTAGCAACCTCTTTGGGTTTAAGTTTATCTAATTCCATTATAATCGATCGCAAAGAGTTGCCGTGAGCAGCTACTAGAGTGCTATCGTCTTTCTTAAGGTGAGTTAAGATACGTTCTTTGAAAAATGGTACAGTTCGATTCATTGTTATATTCAAGAGTTTTACCGTTAGGGGGACGTACTGAAAACAAACGCCGCCATTTTATGAACTAATTCTTTACCTAATTTTTCGGCTGTTTCGGCTTTATTCAATCTTTGTAAATCGCCATAGTAGCGTCTGAGCCGTTAAAGCCGCTTCCAATCTTCCCCTTTTGTTTAGAGGAACACCAACCCAACCGCTAAAACGATTAGCAGCATTCCAAGTACTTTGTTCGTGACGAATTAATATAAGTTTGGTCATAATACTTGGGCATTGGGAATAGGGTATTGGGCATGGAGAAATGATAATTTTTCTCACATAGAAAGCAATATGCCTTCAGTAAAGATTACAGATACTTTTATAACTCTAAATTCATAATTTCTAAATCTTAACTTCTTTCCCAATGCCCCATGCCCCATGCCCTATGCCCATTACCAATCAGGCCGAAATAGCTTGTCCAATAGTATGTACCTTGATTAAACTAGTGCTTCCTGGCTTACCTACGGGTATACCGGATGTAATTACTACCTTATCCCCTTGTTGAGCAATTCTCATTTTTACAGTTGTCTCGATGAGATTAATTAACATTTGCTCTGTCTCAGAAGCCTGCTGGATAATTAAGGGTTCAACTCCCCAGGAAAGGGCTAATTGACGATAGGAAATTTCTGCGGGTGTAAGAGCTATTATTCTAGTGGTGGGACGATATTTAGAAACCAATCTTGCCGTATCTCCCGATGAAGTATGACATAAAATAGCCTTTGCCCCTACTTCATAAGCCATACGACATACAGCTTCGGCGACAGATTCTGTAACGCTAAGACTACCAGCTTGGTAAGCATATGATTTTAAAGTGCCGTCGGGTAATGACTTTTCAGTTTCTACGGCTATTTTGCCCATCATCTCAACAGCTGCAATCGGATATTTACCAACTGCTGTTTCTCCGGAAAGCATAATAGCATCAGTACCATCAACTATAGAGTTGGCAACATCGGTAACTTCTGCTCTCGTGGGGTCGGAAGCATTTATCATTGATTCCAACATCTGTGTAGCAGTGATAACAGGTTTTCCAGCGCGGTTACAACGATGAATGATGTCTTTTTGAATTAACGGAACTTGTTCTAAGGGAACCTCAACACCCAAGTCACCACGGGCTACCATAATTCCGTCAACGACTTCTAAAATATCATCAAAGTTTTCAACAGCTTCCCGTCTTTCTATTTTGGCAATAATACGAATTTTTTTATCTGCGGCTTCAATCATTCGTCGGGCTGGCTCTAAATCAGCAGGAGAACGAACAAAGGAAACTGCAACTAAATCTAAATCATTTTGAATGCCGAAGCGTAAGTCTAATAAATCTTTTTCGGTGATCGAACTAACCGGGAGATGAGTTTGAGGTAGATTTACTCCTTTACGAGAAGAAATTTTGCCGCCAATTTTGACAAGGGCGCGAATTTTATCCGCATCTCTATCAATAACAGTCAACTTAATCCGCCCATCATTAATCGCAATCGGTTCGCCAACTCTAACCATTGCAAATAAAGTTGGTATAGGTAAAGGCAACTCATCAATATTGTTGCCTTTTTCTTGTTCGACAAAAGTAACTTCTTCTCCCTCTTCCACTATTAAACCTGCATCCGGAAGCATACCCAAACGGATTTTTGGTCCGCATAAATCCTGCATCAAAGCTACAGGTTTTTCCGGAGGAGTAGGTATACTTCTGAGAATTTCAATGGTTTTACCGTGGAATTGATAATCCCCGTGAGAAAAATTTAGCCGAGCTACATTCATCCCCGCATCTACTAAAGCTTTTAGACTTTCGGGTGTTGATGTAGCGGGACCTACAGTGCAGATGATTTTGGTTTTACGCATGGATTTGGGAATTGGGCATGGGGCATAGGGCATAGGGTATGGAGAGATAAGGAAAAGTGTGGAGAAATAAATATTTATAACTCCTCACTCCTAACTCCTCACTCCTAACTCTTAACCTTTAACCTTTGACCTATGACCTTTAACCTTTTTAAGCTACCGCCATTTCTGCATTTTGCAAAATACCTTCTTTCTCTGCCATAGATAGGATTAAGTCAATTACACGACAGGAGTAACCCCATTCGTTGTCATACCACGAGACTACTTTAAAGAAGTTGCTGTTTAATTCTATTCCCGCACCTGCATCGAAAATACTGGAATGAAAATTACCCTGAAAATCAGTGGAAACTACTGCTTCTTCTGTATAACCTAAAATACCTTTCATTTGACCTGCTGCGGCTGCTTTCATAGCGCTGCAAATTTCTTGATAGCTGGTAGAGTTTTCGGTTTTAAAGGTTAAATCTACTACAGAAACGTCAGGGGTAGGTACTCGTAATGCCATCCCGGTTAGTTTTCCTTTAAGTTCTGGTAATACCAAAGCTACGGCTTTTGCTGCACCTGTAGAAGCAGGAATAATGTTTTGAGCCGCACCTCTACCCGCACGTAAATCTTTCTTGGAAGGACCGTCTACTGTAGGTTGCGTGGCTGTCATGGCATGGACGGTAGTCATCAATCCTTCTGCTAAACCGAAGTTATCGTTAATAACTTTAGCGATAGGAGCCAAGCAGTTGGTAGTACAGCTAGCGTTAGAAACTACGGTGTCTTTTTCAGGATCGAACAAGTTGTGATTTACACCTATAAGTAAAGTTTTCACCTGTTCTGGATCTTTGGTGGGAGCAGAAATTATTACCCTTTTTGCTCCTGCTTTTAAGTGATTTGATGCACCCTCATAAGTTGTGAAGAGTCCGGTGCATTCCACCACATAATCTACGCCCAATTTACTCCAAGGTAATTCGGCTGGATTTCTGACGGAAATGCAAGGAATAAACTGTCCGTTAACAACGATACCGTCTTCTTTGGCTTCAATATCTCCGTTAAATTTACCGTGAGTAGAGTCGTATTTTAGTAGATAAGCCAGATTTTCCGGTGGTACTAAGTCGTTAATGCCAACAAACTCGATATTAGGATTATCAATACCAGCGCGGAATACTAATCTACCAATTCGACCAAATCCGTTTATAGCAACTTTTAATTTACTCAATTTATTACCTCCTGTTTTCAGATACTAGTTACCAGTGACAAGTGACCAGCTAAGCTTTAACTCAGTCACAATATTGATGATTTTGAATTAGGTTTTAACAGTTAGTAATTAGTAAACAGCAAACAGTTCTAAATAAACAGTAAATAGCAAACAATTAGTTAAAAAATGCTGGTAATTTATAACTAATGAAATAGACGATAATTAAATAATTATTAAATAAATATTACTATTTGAAATGTTGTAGTAGTTAGTGATGTGGTGAGGAAAGGGAGAGGGTGAAAATCTTGTTCCAAGGCTCTGCCTGGGAATGCCGTTGAAGGAGGCTCTGCCTCCAGTGAAGATAAAAGGCAGAGCCTTAAGCAATATATTCCCAGTCTCCGGCTGGGAATCAGTGACACCCTACAATCAAATTTAATAATTGATAACTGTTAACTGTTAACTGTATTGTCGCATTTACCATTTTTTTCAAAGTCACTAATATTATTAATGGTTGTTTGAGCAATATTTTCTAGAGCGTTTTTGGTAAAAAAGGCTTGATGGGCTGTAATTACTACGTTGGGGAATGTTAATAAGCGCTGAAATATATCGTCTTGGATAACTTCTTGTGATAAATCTTCAAAAAATAAATTGCCTTCTTGCTCGTATACGTCTAAACCTACATAGCCTAATTTTTGTGATTTTAAAGCGTCTATTACTGCTTTTGTGTCAATCAATCCACCACGGCTAGTATTTATTAGCATTGCTCCCGATTTAAATTGCTCTAAAGTTTCA comes from Rivularia sp. PCC 7116 and encodes:
- a CDS encoding transaldolase, encoding MSKDLLEQLRSMTVVVADTGDIQQIEKFKPQDATTNPSLITAAAQMPEYQGIVDDTLAQAQKDAGAGAKEADVVKLAFERLAVAFGLKILQIIPGRVSTEVDARLSYDTETTINVAREIIKQYEEKGVSRERVLIKIASTWEGIKAAEVLEKEGIHCNLTLLFGIHQAIACAESDVTLISPFVGRILDWYKKDTGKDSYPAPEDPGVLSVTKIYNYYKKFGYKTEVMGASFRNLGEITELAGCDLLTIAPKFLAELQSNSSELPRKLDAKKASAMNIEKISMDKATFEKMHAEDKMASDKLDEGIKGFSKALENLEQLLAERLANLDGEAKVA
- a CDS encoding histidine phosphatase family protein, which produces MTKLILIRHEQSTWNAANRFSGWVGVPLNKRGRLEAALTAQTLLWRFTKIE
- the pyk gene encoding pyruvate kinase; its protein translation is MRKTKIICTVGPATSTPESLKALVDAGMNVARLNFSHGDYQFHGKTIEILRSIPTPPEKPVALMQDLCGPKIRLGMLPDAGLIVEEGEEVTFVEQEKGNNIDELPLPIPTLFAMVRVGEPIAINDGRIKLTVIDRDADKIRALVKIGGKISSRKGVNLPQTHLPVSSITEKDLLDLRFGIQNDLDLVAVSFVRSPADLEPARRMIEAADKKIRIIAKIERREAVENFDDILEVVDGIMVARGDLGVEVPLEQVPLIQKDIIHRCNRAGKPVITATQMLESMINASDPTRAEVTDVANSIVDGTDAIMLSGETAVGKYPIAAVEMMGKIAVETEKSLPDGTLKSYAYQAGSLSVTESVAEAVCRMAYEVGAKAILCHTSSGDTARLVSKYRPTTRIIALTPAEISYRQLALSWGVEPLIIQQASETEQMLINLIETTVKMRIAQQGDKVVITSGIPVGKPGSTSLIKVHTIGQAISA
- the gap gene encoding type I glyceraldehyde-3-phosphate dehydrogenase; translated protein: MSKLKVAINGFGRIGRLVFRAGIDNPNIEFVGINDLVPPENLAYLLKYDSTHGKFNGDIEAKEDGIVVNGQFIPCISVRNPAELPWSKLGVDYVVECTGLFTTYEGASNHLKAGAKRVIISAPTKDPEQVKTLLIGVNHNLFDPEKDTVVSNASCTTNCLAPIAKVINDNFGLAEGLMTTVHAMTATQPTVDGPSKKDLRAGRGAAQNIIPASTGAAKAVALVLPELKGKLTGMALRVPTPDVSVVDLTFKTENSTSYQEICSAMKAAAAGQMKGILGYTEEAVVSTDFQGNFHSSIFDAGAGIELNSNFFKVVSWYDNEWGYSCRVIDLILSMAEKEGILQNAEMAVA